The following nucleotide sequence is from Cellvibrio sp. PSBB006.
CAAAAATATAACGATACCGAATACAACCTTGAACCCAACATCAAAAATGCTCCCGGTGGTTTGCGCGATATCCAGGTCATTTGCTGGGTAGCCAAACGCTACTATCAGGTCCGCACGTTGCGCCAACTGCACGGCCAGAATTTTTTCACTGAAGAAGAGTTTTCCATGCTCTATAGCGGCGAGGAATTTCTCTGGCGAGTGCGCTACGGTTTGCACATGGTAGCCAAACGGGCTGAAGAACGTTTGCTGTTTGATCACCAACGCGAGCTGGCCAAGCTATTTGGCTACGCTGACAACAGCGAGAACCTCGCGGTCGAACAGTTCATGCACAAGTACTACCGCACAGTACTCGCATTGCGCGAATTGAATGACGTGCTACTGCAATATTTGCAGGAAGTGATCTTGAATAAAGATGTTGCGCATCATGTCATTCCGCTTAACGAGCGTTTTCAGATTCGCGATAACTATATCGAGGCAATTCATAACACGGTTTTTGAGGATCGGCCTTCAGCGTTGCTGGAGATCTTTGTACTGATGGCGCAACGCCCTGAAATCGAAGGCGTTCATGCATCCACGATTCGATTGTTACGCGAAAATCGCTATCTTATCGACGAACAATATCGTCGCGACCCTAAAAATACCCAGCTTTTTATGAAGCTGTTGCAACAATCCGCCGGCTTGGTAGAACAACTGAAACGCATGACGCGTTACGGCATCCTGGGTTTGTATTTACCGGAATTTGGCCGCGTAACCGGCCAGATGCAACACGACTTATTTCATATCTACACAGTAGATGCGCACACGCTCAAAGTCGTGCAGAACATGTGTAACTTCCTGCTGCCATCGGCGAAAGAAGATTTCCCTGTCGCCGCCCATGTGGTTAATCGTTTACCCAAACTGGAACTACTCTACGTCTCGGGGCTGTATCACGACATTGCCAAGGGCCGTGGCGGCGATCACTCTACACTGGGTGCGGTAGATGCTGAAGAGTTCTGTCAGCGACACGGTATTTCACCACGCGAAACCCGCTTGGTCTGTTGGTTGGTGGAACAGCATTTATTGATGTCGGCCGTTGCGCAAAAGCAGGATATTTCCGACCCGGAGATCATCCACAATTTCGCCCTGCGCGTCGGCGATCAGTTACACCTGGATTATCTCTATTGCTTAACCGTGGCCGACATTAACGGCACCAATAAAGAATTATGGAACACCTGGCGGGCAAGTTTACTGCGGCAGTTGTATCTGGATACCCGCCGTGCGTTGCGTCGCGGGCTGGAAAACAATATTGATAAACAGGATCTAATTGAAGAAACCCAGCAGGCCGCCATCCGCAAACTGGAACGCAAAGGCATCAATG
It contains:
- a CDS encoding [protein-PII] uridylyltransferase, encoding MLNPSVPYFERPLFFFDQSRFRRALSEKPIITVFKDALAAANGQFNARFCEGEDIRTLVYERALFIDCILHYAWYQFEWPEGISLEAVGGYGRGELHPFSDIDLLILHTAAVLPAYKDNIERFLTLLWDIGLEIGHSVRTVKQCVEIARSDITVATNIMESRTLVGDERLRQELQQLTSPDQLWPADEFFRAKWDEQIQRHQKYNDTEYNLEPNIKNAPGGLRDIQVICWVAKRYYQVRTLRQLHGQNFFTEEEFSMLYSGEEFLWRVRYGLHMVAKRAEERLLFDHQRELAKLFGYADNSENLAVEQFMHKYYRTVLALRELNDVLLQYLQEVILNKDVAHHVIPLNERFQIRDNYIEAIHNTVFEDRPSALLEIFVLMAQRPEIEGVHASTIRLLRENRYLIDEQYRRDPKNTQLFMKLLQQSAGLVEQLKRMTRYGILGLYLPEFGRVTGQMQHDLFHIYTVDAHTLKVVQNMCNFLLPSAKEDFPVAAHVVNRLPKLELLYVSGLYHDIAKGRGGDHSTLGAVDAEEFCQRHGISPRETRLVCWLVEQHLLMSAVAQKQDISDPEIIHNFALRVGDQLHLDYLYCLTVADINGTNKELWNTWRASLLRQLYLDTRRALRRGLENNIDKQDLIEETQQAAIRKLERKGINAERAWQIWGDMGEEYFLRESFQDIAWHTAAVADQQDDAPLILIKKTTNKELAGATQIFVRSKERKNVFVAVASALDQQNLSIQDARIYNSKSGYTIDTFFVLNQNGEPLGSNPTVLKNIHKALQDELRLADNYSEVITRRTPRRLKYFSMPTRTSLSNDMISGYTMLEVISPDRPGLLACIGRIFLQFDVQLQNAKIATLGERVEDIFFISDNQGLPLSDPDMCERLQREICEQLDRRVTSQ